In the genome of Notamacropus eugenii isolate mMacEug1 chromosome 5, mMacEug1.pri_v2, whole genome shotgun sequence, one region contains:
- the LOC140503277 gene encoding probable small intestine urate exporter isoform X1 produces the protein MGSLEGASSGKRESTNPQEEEGKEQPQQQVKRFCSIRYVMAIMIHCCYLIMCTQHFSLSIAIIAMVNHTGQSNQSNVSTKGYPDATADTGVPVYDWSPEIQGLLLSSSLFGSLISTVPSGYFAGVLGGKKIAGFSVLICSILSLLIPLAADYGLPYLFVIRILQGLLQGMNSSALSSFWPKWAPPLERTQLSTIGTSGAAMGTFIAILGGGFLCESPGWPSIFYIYGGIGCFYCVIWFSLVYDDPINHPLISDSEKEYITSSLTEQANSRSWSLPFKAMIKTMALWAILVSNVCRYWLSSNLTTSLPTLLDNMFDFNFKKNGFLSALPLITSWVSMTLGGYIADFLLSKKILRLITVRKLFTFLGMFFPSLFTILIPYVDSTTAIAFLILASTMSTLCYSGFVINPLDIAPRYASFLLSLGTCFLLISGLVSPVVTGYFISQDATGWKNVFFLSSAINLLGMVFYLIFGQTDVQDWAREYKITRF, from the exons GGTTCTGTTCAATAAGATATGTCATGGCCATCATGATACATTGCTGTTACTTAATAATGTGCACACAACATTTCAGTCTGAGCATCGCCATCATTGCCATGGTGAACCACACAGGCCAGTCAAATCAATCCAATGTTTCCACAAAAGGATATCCTGATGCCACTGCAGATACAGGG GTCCCAGTATATGATTGGAGCCCAGAAATCCAAGGTCTCCTCCTCAGTTCTTCCCTCTTTGGCTCACTTATTAGTACAGTACCAAGTGGATATTTTGCTGGAGTtcttggaggaaagaaaatagcTGGTTTTTCAGTGCTTATCTGCTCAATTCTCAGCCTCTTGATACCATTAGCAGCAGACTATGGACTTCCTTACTTGTTTGTCATAAGGATACTACAAGGCCTTCTTCAG GGGATGAACTCTAGTGCTCTATCTTCATTTTGGCCAAAATGGGCTCCACCGCTGGAACGTACTCAACTAAGTACCATTGGTACATCTG GTGCGGCAATGGGAACCTTCATTGCCATCCTTGGGGGTGGATTCCTCTGTGAATCCCCAGGCTGGCCAAGTATCTTCTACATATATG GAGGCATTGGCTGTTTCTACTGTGTTATCTGGTTTTCTCTGGTTTATGATGACCCCATAAATCATCCACTTATAAGTGACAGTGAAAAGGAATACATTACTTCTTCACTGACTGAACAG GCCAATTCCCGTAGCTGGTCTTTGCCCTTCAAAGCTATGATCAAGACGATGGCACTTTGGGCCATTCTAGTCAGTAACGTTTGTCGATACTGGTTAAGTAGCAACTTAACAACATCACTGCCAACACTATTAGACAATATGTTTGATTTTAACTTCAAAAAG AATGGGTTTCTGAGTGCCCTGCCTCTTATTACTTCATGGGTCAGTATGACCCTGGGAGGTTACATCGCTGATTTCCTCCTGTCCAAGAAGATTCTCAGACTCATCACAGTTCGAAAACTCTTCACATTCCTAG GAAtgtttttcccatctttattcACCATACTTATCCCATATGTTGACTCCACTACTGCTATAGCCTTTCTGATACTGGCTAGTACAATGAGCACCCTGTGTTACTCTGGATTCGTGATTAATCCCCTAGACATTGCTCCCAG ATACGCTAGCTTTCTTCTGTCACTGGGAACTTGTTTTTTGTTGATTTCTGGTCTCGTCTCTCCTGTTGTTACTGGATACTTCATCAGTCAG GATGCAACAGGATggaagaatgttttctttctatcATCTGCCATTAATCTATTAGGAATGGTTTTCTACCTCATCTTTGGCCAGACAGATGTCCAGGACTGGGCCAGAGAATATAAAATAACCCGCTTCTGA